One genomic region from Vannielia litorea encodes:
- a CDS encoding glycosyltransferase → MRIAVGAITRRRPEGLKCLLDSFASMERPEGAAIEFVFCENDDESTISDVVDNFRSEVPEPVQLMLEPKKGIPFARNRVLTAALDQGFDFLTFVDDDEVVRRDWLVNLISAMQARDLDLCGGPVEFERPADQLSPMQEAVFLHKTERSLKRNVRREAGVVAAKDTKLDIYTNNWCVRLDAVRANGLRFDDALRYTGGSDTRFSRQMRGAGARIGWVPSARVCETLPQKRLTLSYYAGRARDQASNDVMIRKHSPLKTWIRVAQRLIDVFINLLTVPVRGRKALVNAGFKLGMATGLMRAAIGLKSGHYAPRRESLHVESQ, encoded by the coding sequence TTGCGTATTGCAGTGGGCGCGATCACGCGCCGACGGCCTGAAGGTCTCAAGTGTCTACTGGACAGCTTTGCGAGCATGGAGCGGCCGGAAGGGGCTGCCATCGAGTTCGTTTTCTGTGAGAACGATGACGAGAGCACGATTTCCGATGTTGTGGACAACTTCCGGAGCGAGGTGCCCGAGCCGGTTCAATTGATGCTCGAGCCCAAAAAGGGAATTCCGTTCGCGCGCAATCGCGTTCTGACTGCCGCGCTGGATCAGGGCTTCGACTTTCTGACCTTTGTGGATGACGACGAAGTCGTGCGGCGGGATTGGCTGGTGAACCTGATTTCAGCGATGCAGGCCCGAGACTTGGACCTTTGCGGTGGGCCGGTCGAGTTTGAGCGGCCCGCCGATCAGTTGAGCCCGATGCAGGAGGCGGTGTTCCTGCACAAGACGGAACGCTCGCTCAAGCGAAACGTTCGGCGTGAGGCCGGTGTCGTGGCGGCAAAAGATACTAAACTCGACATCTACACAAACAACTGGTGCGTTCGACTTGACGCGGTGCGTGCGAACGGGCTGAGGTTTGACGATGCGCTGCGGTATACTGGCGGCAGCGATACGCGGTTCAGCCGACAGATGCGCGGTGCGGGCGCCCGGATCGGCTGGGTCCCCTCTGCCCGGGTGTGTGAAACACTGCCACAGAAGCGTCTGACCCTTTCATACTACGCCGGCCGTGCGCGAGACCAGGCGAGCAATGACGTGATGATCCGCAAGCACAGCCCGTTAAAGACTTGGATCAGGGTGGCTCAGCGGTTGATCGACGTCTTCATAAATCTGCTGACGGTGCCGGTGCGTGGGCGCAAGGCGCTTGTGAATGCGGGTTTCAAGCTTGGGATGGCAACGGGCTTGATGCGTGCCGCGATCGGCCTGAAGAGTGGACATTATGCGCCGCGCCGCGAGAGCCTTCATGTGGAAAGTCAGTAG
- a CDS encoding CoA-acylating methylmalonate-semialdehyde dehydrogenase — translation MSTQIGHFIDGKHSAGQSGRSADIFNPATGEVQDSVALASKSEVDDAVARAAEAQKAWGATNPQRRARVMMKFGALINEHMEELAELVAREHGKTIPDAKGDVQRGLEFVEVCMGAPHMLKGEYTDDGGPGIDLYSMRQPLGVVAGITPFNFPAMIPLWKMAGSLVCGNAMILKPSERVPSTAMRLAELLQEAGLPDGVLQVVNGDKEAVDALLDNETIQAVAFVGSTPIAQYIYSRATANGKRAQCFGGAKNHMIVMPDADMDKAADALVGAAYGAAGERCMAISVAVPVGEKTADTLIEKLMPRIEALKVGPYTSENDVDYGPVITAAAKERILGLVNSGVEQGAELVVDGRDFSLQGYEEGFFVGPHLFDRVTPEMDIYKEEIFGPVLTQVRTESYEEALKLTMDNPYGNGTAIYTADGDTARDFAHRVNVGMVGINFPIPVPLSYHTFGGWKKSGFGDLNQYGPDAFRFYTRTKTVTARWFSGIKEGGEFAFKQMD, via the coding sequence ATGAGCACCCAGATCGGACATTTCATCGACGGCAAGCACAGCGCTGGCCAGTCCGGCCGCAGCGCCGACATCTTCAACCCCGCCACCGGCGAGGTGCAGGACAGCGTCGCACTGGCCTCCAAGTCCGAGGTCGATGACGCCGTCGCCCGCGCCGCGGAAGCCCAGAAAGCCTGGGGCGCCACCAACCCGCAGCGCCGCGCCCGGGTGATGATGAAGTTCGGCGCCCTGATCAACGAGCACATGGAAGAGCTGGCCGAGCTGGTCGCCCGCGAGCATGGCAAGACCATCCCCGACGCCAAGGGCGATGTGCAGCGCGGTCTCGAGTTCGTCGAGGTCTGCATGGGCGCGCCCCACATGCTGAAGGGCGAATACACCGATGACGGCGGCCCCGGCATCGACCTCTATTCCATGCGCCAGCCCCTCGGCGTTGTGGCCGGCATCACCCCCTTCAACTTCCCCGCGATGATCCCGCTGTGGAAGATGGCCGGCTCCCTCGTCTGCGGCAACGCCATGATCCTCAAACCCTCCGAGCGCGTGCCGTCGACAGCGATGCGCCTCGCCGAGCTGCTGCAAGAGGCCGGCCTGCCCGATGGCGTGCTGCAAGTGGTGAACGGCGACAAGGAGGCGGTAGACGCCCTGCTGGATAACGAAACCATCCAGGCCGTGGCCTTCGTCGGCTCCACGCCGATCGCCCAGTACATCTACAGCCGCGCCACCGCCAACGGCAAACGCGCCCAGTGTTTCGGCGGCGCCAAGAACCACATGATCGTCATGCCCGACGCCGACATGGACAAGGCCGCCGACGCGCTGGTCGGTGCAGCCTACGGCGCCGCAGGCGAGCGCTGCATGGCCATCTCCGTCGCCGTGCCGGTGGGTGAAAAGACCGCCGACACCCTGATCGAAAAGCTGATGCCCCGCATCGAGGCGCTCAAGGTCGGCCCCTACACCTCCGAGAACGATGTCGACTATGGCCCGGTCATCACCGCCGCCGCCAAGGAGCGCATTCTCGGGCTGGTCAACTCCGGCGTCGAGCAAGGCGCCGAACTGGTGGTCGATGGCCGCGACTTCTCGCTGCAAGGCTATGAAGAGGGCTTCTTCGTCGGCCCCCACCTCTTCGACCGGGTGACGCCGGAGATGGACATCTACAAGGAAGAGATCTTCGGCCCCGTCCTCACCCAGGTCCGCACCGAGAGCTACGAAGAGGCCCTCAAGCTGACGATGGACAACCCCTACGGCAACGGCACTGCGATCTACACCGCAGACGGCGACACCGCCCGCGACTTCGCCCACCGGGTCAACGTCGGCATGGTCGGCATCAACTTCCCGATCCCGGTGCCGCTCAGCTACCACACCTTCGGCGGCTGGAAGAAATCCGGCTTCGGCGACCTCAACCAATACGGCCCCGACGCCTTCCGCTTCTACACCCGCACCAAAACGGTCACCGCCCGCTGGTTCTCGGGCATCAAGGAAGGCGGCGAATTCGCCTTCAAACAGATGGACTAA
- a CDS encoding LysR family transcriptional regulator — MAFSWDDMRIFIAVAREGSLSGAGTALKLDPATVGRRVQRLEESLGAPLFLKSPQGYAPSEAGERLMPHAEELEQAMLTAEDAVRGQEDRLTGAIRVGAPDGCANFLLPQVVARICDAHPELEVQIVSLPRVFNLNRREADMAIAVSRPTAGRLTVQKITDYHLYLAAHRRWLKGNPIERLEDLRGKRLVGYIPDMIFDKELDYLGELGLEKVQLASNSVSVQFAWVRQGKGIGVVHGFALGNAGRVERVLPEDVALRRTFWLVRHADDRRVRRMSRFAELLCEGLRAEVERLEAEA, encoded by the coding sequence ATGGCCTTCTCGTGGGATGACATGCGGATTTTCATCGCTGTGGCGCGGGAGGGCAGCCTCTCTGGCGCGGGCACGGCGCTGAAGCTGGACCCGGCCACGGTGGGGCGGCGGGTGCAGCGGCTGGAGGAGAGCCTTGGGGCGCCGCTGTTCCTGAAATCACCGCAAGGCTATGCACCGAGCGAGGCGGGTGAGCGGCTGATGCCGCATGCCGAGGAGCTGGAGCAGGCAATGCTCACCGCCGAGGACGCGGTGCGCGGGCAGGAAGACAGGCTGACCGGCGCGATCCGGGTGGGCGCGCCCGATGGCTGTGCCAACTTCCTGCTGCCGCAAGTGGTGGCGCGGATTTGCGATGCCCATCCGGAGCTGGAGGTGCAGATCGTATCGCTGCCGCGGGTCTTCAACCTCAATCGCCGGGAGGCCGACATGGCGATTGCCGTCTCGCGCCCGACCGCCGGGCGGCTGACGGTGCAGAAGATCACCGACTATCACCTTTATCTTGCAGCCCATCGCCGCTGGCTGAAGGGCAACCCGATCGAGCGGCTCGAAGACCTGCGGGGCAAGCGGCTGGTGGGCTACATCCCCGACATGATCTTCGACAAGGAGCTGGATTACCTTGGCGAGTTGGGGCTGGAGAAGGTGCAGCTCGCCTCCAACTCGGTCTCGGTGCAGTTTGCATGGGTCCGGCAGGGCAAGGGGATCGGGGTTGTGCATGGTTTTGCGCTTGGCAACGCGGGCCGCGTGGAGCGGGTGCTGCCCGAGGATGTGGCGCTGCGCCGGACCTTCTGGCTGGTGCGCCATGCCGACGATCGCCGCGTGCGCCGGATGAGCCGCTTTGCGGAACTCCTGTGCGAGGGGCTCCGCGCAGAGGTGGAGCGGCTCGAAGCGGAAGCTTGA
- a CDS encoding CBS domain-containing protein, giving the protein MLVQQILKDKGEGGVLCVKPGSSVADAARLLSEKRIGSVIVSADGKTAQGILSERDIVRELGRRGPGCLSDTVDDLMTSKLVTCSKEETALSVLEKMTEGRFRHMPVLEGEEMIGLISIGDVVKARLSELAMEKNALEGMIMGH; this is encoded by the coding sequence ATGCTTGTGCAACAGATTCTCAAGGACAAGGGCGAAGGCGGCGTGCTCTGTGTGAAGCCCGGAAGCTCTGTCGCCGATGCGGCTCGCCTGCTCTCGGAAAAGCGGATCGGCTCGGTGATCGTTTCGGCGGATGGGAAGACGGCACAGGGCATCCTCTCGGAGCGCGACATTGTGCGCGAGCTGGGGCGGCGCGGGCCGGGCTGCCTGAGCGACACGGTGGATGACCTGATGACCTCGAAGCTGGTGACCTGCTCCAAGGAGGAGACGGCGCTGAGCGTGCTGGAGAAGATGACCGAGGGCCGGTTTCGCCACATGCCGGTGCTGGAGGGCGAAGAGATGATCGGATTGATCTCGATCGGTGACGTGGTCAAGGCGCGGCTCTCGGAACTGGCGATGGAGAAGAACGCGCTCGAAGGGATGATCATGGGGCATTGA
- the coaD gene encoding pantetheine-phosphate adenylyltransferase produces MRVGLYPGTFDPVTLGHIDIITRATALVDRLVIGVAINRDKGPLFDLEEREAMVGDECRAIAERTGCEIVVHPFENLLIDCARDVGAGLIVRGLRAVADFEYEYQMVGMNRQLDDSIETVFLMASAERQAIASKLVKEIARLGGDISKFVSPSVREKLLAKYA; encoded by the coding sequence ATGCGCGTGGGGCTTTATCCGGGCACGTTCGACCCGGTAACGCTTGGCCATATCGACATCATCACCCGGGCCACCGCGCTGGTGGACAGGCTGGTGATCGGCGTTGCGATCAATCGCGACAAGGGGCCGCTGTTTGACCTTGAAGAGCGCGAAGCGATGGTGGGCGACGAGTGCCGCGCGATTGCCGAGCGCACCGGTTGCGAGATCGTGGTGCATCCGTTCGAGAACCTGCTGATCGACTGCGCCCGCGACGTGGGCGCCGGGCTGATCGTGCGCGGGCTGCGGGCCGTGGCCGATTTCGAGTATGAATATCAGATGGTTGGCATGAACCGGCAGCTTGACGACAGCATCGAGACGGTCTTCCTGATGGCCAGCGCGGAGCGGCAGGCGATTGCCTCCAAGCTGGTGAAGGAGATCGCGCGGCTGGGGGGGGACATCTCGAAGTTCGTCAGCCCCTCGGTGCGTGAGAAGCTGCTGGCCAAGTACGCCTGA
- a CDS encoding glycosyl transferase: MVANVICIKWGTLFGPEYVNRLYSGARRHLSDDVRFFCMTEERGGLHPDVEVLDLPVEPFLAEMDAALAVANRQGAMRKVSLFRPGLIPDLDGPLLGFDLDVVVTGSLDGLLNFAPGKVAMRADWVEARRGRKTGHGSVFRFDPALHGWLYEVLAGDAKRQVEKARGSEQRYTSTLAQERGEFAYLPGDEVVSFKHDCLGLPPKNWLVPAKLPEAAKVVCFHGHPKMHEAVEGYSSSWLRYCKPTPWLAEHWIDRARHDLGAEWA; this comes from the coding sequence ATGGTTGCCAATGTCATCTGCATCAAATGGGGCACGCTCTTTGGCCCTGAATACGTGAACCGGCTCTATAGCGGGGCGCGGCGCCATTTGAGCGACGATGTGCGGTTCTTCTGCATGACCGAGGAGCGCGGCGGGCTGCACCCCGATGTGGAGGTGCTGGACCTGCCGGTGGAGCCGTTTCTGGCCGAAATGGATGCGGCGCTGGCCGTGGCCAACCGCCAGGGGGCGATGCGGAAGGTGTCGCTGTTCCGGCCCGGGTTGATCCCCGACTTGGACGGGCCGTTGCTGGGCTTCGATCTGGACGTGGTGGTGACGGGATCTTTGGATGGCTTGCTGAACTTCGCCCCCGGCAAGGTGGCGATGCGGGCCGATTGGGTGGAGGCACGGCGGGGCCGGAAGACCGGCCACGGCTCGGTGTTCCGCTTCGATCCGGCGCTGCACGGCTGGCTCTACGAGGTGCTGGCAGGCGATGCGAAGCGCCAAGTGGAGAAGGCGCGGGGCAGCGAGCAGCGGTATACATCAACGCTGGCGCAGGAGAGAGGCGAATTTGCCTATCTGCCCGGCGACGAGGTGGTAAGCTTCAAGCACGATTGCCTCGGGCTGCCGCCGAAGAACTGGCTGGTTCCGGCCAAGCTGCCGGAAGCGGCGAAGGTGGTGTGCTTTCACGGGCACCCGAAGATGCATGAAGCGGTGGAGGGCTATTCCAGCTCGTGGCTGCGCTACTGCAAGCCGACGCCTTGGCTGGCGGAGCATTGGATCGACCGGGCGCGGCATGATCTTGGGGCGGAGTGGGCTTAG
- the moaA gene encoding GTP 3',8-cyclase MoaA: MQTPLIDPFQRPITYLRVSVTDRCDFRCVYCMSENMTFLPKKELLTLEELDAACTGFIGLGVRKLRITGGEPLVRKGIMTFFEGMTRHLESGALDELTLTTNGSQLERFAPQLAAAGVKRINVSIDTLDEEKFARVTRWGRLPQVLRGLDAAQTAGLRVKLNAVALKGFNEDELFTLTEFCAARDMDLTWIEVMPMGDLGNEDRIGQYWSLKDLRAKLAEQYTLIDLTERTGGPARYVQLQETGQKIGFITPLTHNFCESCNRVRMTCTGELYMCLGQEDRADLRAPLRQYGPGPEFEDAIRAAIALKPKGHDFDYSRQTVEGQVSRHMSHTGG, encoded by the coding sequence ATGCAAACGCCCCTGATCGACCCCTTCCAGCGCCCGATCACCTATTTGCGGGTCTCCGTGACCGACCGCTGCGATTTCCGCTGCGTCTATTGCATGTCCGAGAACATGACCTTTCTGCCCAAGAAGGAGCTGCTCACGCTCGAAGAGCTCGATGCTGCCTGCACCGGCTTCATCGGCCTCGGCGTCCGCAAGCTGCGCATCACCGGCGGAGAACCGCTGGTGCGCAAAGGCATCATGACCTTCTTCGAGGGGATGACCCGCCATCTGGAGTCCGGCGCGCTCGATGAGCTGACCCTCACCACCAACGGCTCCCAACTGGAGCGCTTCGCGCCCCAACTCGCCGCGGCGGGCGTCAAGCGGATCAACGTCTCCATCGACACGCTGGATGAAGAGAAGTTCGCCCGCGTCACCCGCTGGGGCCGCCTGCCCCAAGTGCTGCGCGGGCTCGATGCCGCCCAAACCGCGGGCCTCCGGGTCAAGCTTAACGCTGTCGCTCTCAAGGGCTTCAACGAAGATGAGCTCTTTACCCTCACCGAGTTCTGCGCCGCCCGCGACATGGACCTGACATGGATCGAGGTCATGCCGATGGGCGACCTCGGCAACGAAGACCGCATCGGCCAATACTGGTCGCTCAAGGATCTCCGCGCCAAGCTGGCCGAACAGTACACTCTGATCGACCTCACCGAGCGCACCGGCGGCCCCGCCCGCTACGTCCAGCTTCAGGAAACCGGCCAGAAGATCGGTTTCATCACGCCGCTGACCCACAATTTCTGCGAAAGCTGCAACCGCGTCCGCATGACCTGCACCGGCGAGCTCTACATGTGCCTCGGGCAAGAAGACCGCGCCGACCTCCGCGCCCCCCTCCGCCAATACGGCCCCGGCCCCGAGTTCGAAGACGCTATCCGCGCCGCCATCGCCCTCAAACCCAAGGGCCACGACTTCGACTATTCCCGCCAGACGGTCGAAGGCCAGGTCTCCCGCCACATGAGCCACACCGGGGGCTGA
- a CDS encoding DNA alkylation repair protein gives MTLEDALTVLRALAEPGRAEGMAAYHKQSREVIGISNPALNELTTDWRRSLSVPERVALAEALWQTDIFEARIAAAKLLTQARLRPDTEAWALIQSWLPDLDSWAIADHAMMAGQKRLMADLSRMDTIEAWTTSDSFWTRRAALTVTLPLAKKNNPNAAEAQARARVLTWAEGYVTDPEWFIQKAVAWWLRDLSKHDAEATRRFLAGPGQGLKPFAQREAAKHL, from the coding sequence ATGACACTGGAAGACGCCCTCACAGTCCTCCGCGCCCTCGCCGAGCCGGGCCGCGCCGAGGGCATGGCCGCCTATCACAAGCAGAGCCGCGAGGTCATCGGCATCTCCAACCCGGCGCTGAACGAGCTCACCACCGACTGGCGCCGCAGCCTGTCAGTCCCTGAGCGCGTGGCCCTCGCCGAAGCCCTCTGGCAAACCGATATCTTCGAGGCCCGCATCGCCGCCGCCAAGCTCCTCACCCAGGCCCGCCTGCGCCCGGATACCGAGGCCTGGGCGCTGATCCAGAGCTGGTTGCCCGATCTCGACAGCTGGGCCATCGCCGACCACGCCATGATGGCCGGGCAAAAGCGCCTCATGGCCGACCTCTCCCGCATGGACACCATCGAAGCCTGGACCACGAGCGATAGCTTCTGGACCCGCCGCGCCGCCCTCACCGTCACCCTTCCGCTGGCCAAAAAGAACAACCCGAACGCCGCCGAGGCGCAGGCCCGCGCCCGCGTGCTCACATGGGCAGAGGGCTACGTCACCGACCCGGAATGGTTCATCCAGAAAGCCGTCGCCTGGTGGCTCCGCGACCTCTCCAAGCATGATGCCGAAGCCACCCGCCGCTTCCTCGCCGGTCCCGGCCAAGGCCTCAAACCCTTCGCCCAACGCGAAGCTGCCAAGCACCTCTGA
- the glmS gene encoding glutamine--fructose-6-phosphate transaminase (isomerizing), whose amino-acid sequence MCGIVGVLGNHEAAPLLVEALKRLEYRGYDSAGIATVNGEALDRRRAVGKLVNLSDLLVHEPLPGKAGIGHTRWATHGAANETNAHPHRCGPVAVVHNGIVENFRELREELAGHGLKTVTETDTEVVALLTEHYLAQGLAPRDACEQVIARLTGAFALCFLFEGEDNLLIAARKGSPLAIGHGQGEVFVGSDAIALAPMTDKITYLEEGDWAVLTRESVEIFDAQNNLANRPVKTVTIDAAQIDKGGHKHFMAKEIAEQPTVLGEALSYYLTDTGIALPEPGLDFTKFDRLTMVACGTAFYACLTAKYWFEQIARLPVEVDIASEFRYREPPIPANTLALFVSQSGETADTLAALRYCEDKAMIASVVNVPESSIARASDIALPILAGAEIGVASTKAFTCQLTVLFLLALKAGLDRGTLTPEEAQDHLTQLKALPGLFNAALAASPEMEATAQKLAEARDILFLGRGALYPLAMEGALKLKEISYIHAEGYASGELKHGPIALIDQHTPVVFMAPSDGLFDKTVSNMQEVMARAGKVVLVTDARGAKTAAEGTWRQIILPEVSPALAPILYALPAQLLAYHTAVAKGTDVDQPRNLAKSVTVE is encoded by the coding sequence ATGTGTGGAATCGTCGGCGTTCTCGGCAACCATGAAGCCGCCCCCCTTCTCGTCGAGGCCCTCAAACGGCTGGAATATCGCGGCTATGACAGCGCGGGCATCGCCACCGTGAATGGCGAGGCCCTCGACCGCCGCCGCGCGGTCGGCAAGCTGGTCAACCTCTCCGACCTGCTGGTGCACGAGCCGCTCCCCGGCAAGGCCGGCATCGGCCACACCCGCTGGGCCACCCACGGCGCCGCCAACGAGACCAACGCCCACCCGCACCGCTGCGGCCCGGTCGCCGTCGTCCACAACGGCATCGTCGAGAACTTCCGCGAACTCCGCGAGGAACTGGCCGGCCACGGCCTCAAGACGGTCACCGAAACTGACACCGAGGTCGTCGCCCTGCTCACCGAGCATTACCTCGCTCAAGGCCTCGCCCCGCGCGACGCCTGCGAGCAGGTCATTGCCCGCCTCACCGGCGCCTTCGCGCTCTGCTTCCTCTTCGAGGGCGAAGACAACCTGCTCATCGCCGCCCGCAAAGGCTCTCCGCTCGCCATCGGCCACGGGCAAGGCGAGGTCTTCGTCGGCTCCGACGCCATCGCGCTCGCGCCCATGACCGACAAGATCACCTACCTCGAAGAGGGTGACTGGGCCGTGCTCACCCGCGAAAGCGTCGAGATCTTCGACGCCCAGAACAACCTTGCCAACCGCCCGGTCAAAACCGTCACCATCGACGCAGCCCAGATCGACAAGGGCGGCCACAAGCACTTCATGGCCAAGGAAATCGCCGAGCAGCCCACCGTGCTGGGCGAGGCGCTCTCCTACTACCTGACCGATACAGGCATCGCCCTGCCCGAGCCGGGCCTCGACTTCACCAAGTTCGACCGCCTCACCATGGTCGCATGCGGCACCGCCTTCTATGCCTGCCTCACCGCCAAATACTGGTTCGAGCAGATCGCCCGCCTCCCCGTCGAGGTCGATATCGCCTCCGAATTCCGCTACCGCGAACCGCCGATCCCGGCGAACACTCTCGCCCTCTTTGTCAGCCAGTCCGGCGAAACCGCCGACACGCTCGCCGCCCTGCGCTACTGCGAAGACAAGGCGATGATCGCCTCCGTGGTCAACGTCCCCGAGTCCTCCATCGCCCGCGCCTCCGACATCGCCCTGCCGATCCTCGCAGGCGCCGAGATCGGCGTGGCCTCCACCAAGGCCTTCACCTGCCAGCTCACCGTGCTCTTCCTGCTCGCCCTAAAAGCGGGCCTCGACCGCGGCACGCTCACGCCCGAAGAGGCGCAGGACCACCTCACCCAGCTCAAGGCCCTCCCTGGCCTGTTCAACGCCGCCCTCGCCGCCTCGCCGGAGATGGAAGCCACGGCACAAAAGCTGGCCGAAGCCCGCGATATCCTCTTCCTCGGCCGCGGCGCACTCTACCCGCTCGCCATGGAGGGCGCCCTGAAACTCAAGGAAATCAGCTACATCCACGCCGAAGGCTATGCCTCCGGTGAGCTGAAGCACGGCCCCATCGCCCTGATCGACCAGCACACGCCGGTGGTCTTCATGGCCCCGTCAGACGGCCTCTTCGACAAGACCGTGTCCAACATGCAAGAGGTCATGGCCCGCGCCGGCAAGGTCGTCCTTGTCACCGATGCCCGCGGTGCCAAGACCGCCGCCGAGGGCACATGGCGCCAGATCATCCTCCCCGAGGTCTCCCCGGCGCTCGCCCCCATCCTCTACGCCCTGCCCGCGCAGCTGCTCGCCTACCATACGGCGGTCGCCAAAGGCACAGATGTGGACCAGCCCCGCAACCTCGCCAAATCGGTGACGGTGGAATAG
- the glmU gene encoding bifunctional UDP-N-acetylglucosamine diphosphorylase/glucosamine-1-phosphate N-acetyltransferase GlmU: MSTSLIILAAGQGTRMQSDMPKVLHRVAHAPLLAHAMHAGSALEPARMVVVAGHGAEAVEAAVAEIDEAAHVVIQEDRLGTGHAVLQAREALSGAEGNAIVLYGDTPFIRPETLQAMLEARATHAVVVLGFEPADPARYGRLFMDGDSLEAIIEYKDATEAQRAIPLCNSGVICADATTLFSLLDDVTNDNASGEYYLTDIVSIARSRGLSCGVVRCDEAETMGVNSRADLAAAEAAFQQAKRTEALENGVTLTAPETVHFAWDTWIGRDATIEPYVVFGPGVTVETGAEIRAFSHLEGCHVSQGAQVGPYARLRPGAELANNAKVGNFCEVKNAEIGEGAKVNHLSYIGDASIGEAANIGAGTITCNYDGVFKHRTEVGARAFIGSNTMLVAPVTVGTEALTASGSVITENVPDGALAVARGRQTNKPGLARKLMDRLRAAKAAKKEAK, from the coding sequence ATGAGCACCAGCCTGATCATCCTCGCTGCGGGGCAAGGCACCCGCATGCAGTCGGACATGCCGAAGGTCCTGCACCGGGTCGCCCACGCGCCTCTGCTGGCCCATGCCATGCACGCAGGCTCCGCGCTGGAGCCCGCCCGCATGGTCGTGGTCGCAGGTCACGGCGCCGAAGCGGTCGAGGCCGCCGTGGCCGAGATCGACGAGGCCGCGCATGTCGTCATTCAGGAAGACCGCCTCGGCACCGGCCACGCCGTGCTGCAAGCCCGCGAGGCGCTTTCCGGCGCCGAGGGCAATGCCATCGTCCTCTACGGCGACACCCCCTTCATCCGCCCCGAGACATTGCAAGCCATGCTGGAGGCCCGCGCGACCCACGCCGTCGTCGTCCTCGGCTTCGAGCCTGCCGATCCCGCCCGCTACGGCCGCCTCTTCATGGACGGCGACAGCCTAGAGGCCATCATCGAATACAAGGACGCGACCGAGGCACAGCGCGCCATCCCCCTCTGCAACTCCGGCGTCATCTGCGCCGATGCCACCACGCTCTTTTCGCTGCTCGACGATGTCACCAACGACAACGCCTCCGGCGAGTATTACCTCACCGACATCGTCTCCATCGCCCGCTCTCGCGGCCTTTCCTGCGGCGTGGTCCGCTGCGACGAGGCCGAGACCATGGGCGTCAACTCCCGCGCCGATCTCGCCGCCGCAGAGGCCGCCTTCCAGCAGGCCAAACGCACCGAGGCGCTGGAGAACGGCGTCACCCTGACCGCGCCCGAAACCGTCCACTTCGCGTGGGACACATGGATCGGCCGCGACGCCACAATCGAGCCCTACGTCGTCTTCGGCCCCGGTGTCACCGTCGAAACAGGCGCCGAAATCCGCGCCTTCTCCCACCTCGAAGGCTGCCACGTGAGCCAGGGCGCCCAGGTCGGCCCTTATGCCCGCCTCCGCCCCGGCGCCGAGCTCGCCAACAACGCCAAGGTCGGCAACTTCTGCGAGGTCAAGAACGCCGAGATCGGCGAAGGCGCCAAGGTGAACCACCTTTCCTATATCGGCGACGCCAGCATCGGCGAGGCCGCCAACATCGGCGCGGGCACGATCACCTGCAACTACGATGGCGTCTTCAAGCACCGCACCGAGGTCGGCGCCCGCGCCTTCATCGGCTCCAACACCATGCTCGTCGCCCCCGTGACCGTTGGCACCGAGGCGCTCACCGCCTCCGGCTCCGTCATCACAGAGAACGTCCCCGATGGCGCTCTCGCCGTCGCCCGTGGGCGGCAAACCAACAAACCGGGCCTCGCCCGCAAACTGATGGACAGGCTCCGCGCCGCCAAGGCAGCAAAGAAAGAGGCCAAGTAG
- a CDS encoding HAD-IA family hydrolase, with amino-acid sequence MKTVVFDLDGTLADTSKDLIAAANACFVARGMGELLDPLADARWAFRGGRRMLSLGFERAGVGAEAADWVEADFAPLVAHYDANIDVHTQLYPGAVEAVEALRGAGYAVSVCTNKPGAQTEKLLGRLGVREMFGAVVAADTLPVRKPDPAPYFAAVERAGGTRGILIGDTETDRETARAAGIPCVLVTFGPDGRGVEALEPEALLDHFDDLPALAGRLLAD; translated from the coding sequence ATGAAAACGGTGGTTTTCGACCTCGACGGAACGCTGGCGGACACCAGCAAGGACCTGATCGCGGCGGCCAATGCCTGCTTTGTCGCGCGGGGGATGGGCGAGTTGCTGGACCCGCTGGCCGATGCGCGGTGGGCCTTTCGTGGCGGGCGGCGGATGCTGTCGCTCGGGTTCGAGCGGGCCGGTGTGGGCGCGGAGGCGGCGGATTGGGTCGAGGCGGATTTTGCCCCGTTGGTCGCGCATTATGACGCCAATATCGATGTGCATACGCAGCTTTATCCCGGTGCGGTGGAAGCGGTGGAGGCCCTGCGCGGGGCGGGGTATGCGGTGTCTGTCTGCACCAACAAGCCGGGCGCGCAGACCGAGAAGCTGCTGGGCCGCCTTGGCGTGCGGGAGATGTTCGGCGCGGTGGTGGCGGCCGATACGCTGCCCGTGCGCAAGCCCGACCCGGCGCCCTATTTTGCCGCCGTGGAGCGGGCCGGGGGGACGCGGGGCATTCTGATTGGCGATACCGAGACCGATCGGGAGACGGCGCGGGCGGCGGGCATTCCTTGCGTGCTTGTCACCTTCGGTCCCGATGGGCGGGGCGTGGAGGCGCTGGAGCCGGAGGCGCTGCTGGATCATTTCGACGACCTGCCAGCGCTGGCGGGGCGGCTGCTGGCCGATTGA